The Streptomyces sp. NBC_00236 DNA window GCTCGGTCACGATGTAGCTCCGCCCCGGGGCGGAGAGGTCTCGCCAGCCCAGGAAGTCGAGATCGTCCCACGGCAGCTCGCCGAGATCGCGGGGCAGCGGCAGGCGCCCGGCTTCTCCCTTGGAGCAATTGACGAACGATGTGCGGATGTCCTGCTCGGTCACGGCCTTCATACCGACGACGCTAACTCTGCCTATGAACCCTAGGCAAATGATTAATGGATGTAGGGCTATGCCTGTGAGTTATCGGTACTCTCGGTCACGACGTCCAGCCGGTGCACCGGCGGGTGCGTGATGCCGAGGTCGGGGCGCCAGGCCGCGAGGATCTGCGCCGAGGGGTCGAAGAGTGGTGCCGGCAGGTCCTCGGGCCGGATCCATCGCCAGGTGCTGATGAGATGGGGTTCGGTCACCTGGGCGGTGCCGTCCCCGACGGTCACCAGCGCGGCCATCGTCACCCGGTTGATGCCGTGCACCGCGTCGTGCAGCATCGCGAAGACGCGCACCTCGTGCTCGGCGGCCTCCAGTCCCGTCTCCTCCCGCAGCTCACGCACGGCCGCCGCCGCGATCGACTCGTGCGTCGGATCGACCTTGCCGCCGGGCAGCTCCCAGGTGCCGCTGTGGTGCCGCCCGAGCAGGATCCGCCCCTGCCCGTCCTGCACCAGCACCCCGACGCCCAGCGCCGCCTGGGCCAGGGGCGGTCGGGAGTTGCGGGCGGGGACCGTTTCCATGGTGCTCCTCATGAGGTTCGGTGACCGGTACGAGGCACAGAGCGTACGGGCGGGGCGGTGCGCGCGGTCACACCGTCAGCCTCAGCGAGGTGGCCGAGATGCCGAGCCGTACGGTCTGGCCCCAGGTCAGCTGCAGCGCGTCGGCCTCCATGCCGTCGCCGAAGACCACGAGGCGGTCGGACTCGACGGTCAGCCGCAGCCCCTGACCGCTGCCCAGCTCACCCGAGACGAGTGAGGTGCCCGTCGCCGGCGACGGCCAGGCCTCCCGGACGAACCAGAGCAGCCGGGGGTCGGTCGGCGCGGGCAGGGGGAGCGGGCTGCGGCGTTCCTGCCACAGGGAGCGCAACCACCCGGTGGCGCCGGTGCCCGTGCCGACCAGGACGCCGGACGAGGCCTGTGACTCGGCGGGGGAGTCCGCCGCTCCGGCACCGAGCCGGTAGCGCGCCGTCTGGTGCCCGGACGGGCCGAGGTAGATCTCGTTGAGGGCCAGCAGCCGCTGGGTGTCGTCGGCCACCGCCTCCACCATCGTGAGCTCGTCCGCGGCACCGCCCGGCGACACGGCTGCCCGCAGGAGGGCCGCCGCGTCGCCCGGCCGGTGGCGGACCAGGACGCCGGGGTTGCGGCCGGGGTCGGTGTCGATGCCCACGACCGGCTGGCCGGAGAGGTACTTGGCGGCGTTGGCGACCAGCCCGTCCTGGCCGACGACGACCACCACGTCCTCGGGTGCGAACAGGAACCGGTCCAGATCCGCCCGCTCCACCCGCGAGTGACGCCACTGGAGCGGAACGGCTGCCGCCACATCGGCCAGCGCCTGCTGGGTCCGTTGATGACGGCGGGCCACCTCGTCGATGGACCGGCCCCGGCTGGAGAGGAAGAACGCCGCCTGGCCGTGGGTCCCGTGCCGGGCCAGCAACTCCTCGTACTCGGTGGTGCGGTGGACCAGGACCGCCCTCGGGGCCAGGCTCACGCCCGGTTCTCCGGCGCGGTCCGGCCGAGCTTGGTGAGCAGTCCGGTGAGGACGTCGGGGGAGAGGGTGAGGCTCTCGATGTGCGGGAGGTTCTCGGCGAGCCGGGTCGCGGCCAGTGCGTGCAGGGTCGCGGGGGCCACCTCTCCGTGCACCCGGAGCCACGCCGCCTGCGACTCGGCACGGGCCGCGCCGACCTCACGGGCCGCCTCCGCCTCGGCGCGGGCGAGGCGCACCGTGCGTGCGGCTTCGGCCTCGGCGCGCACCCCGTCGGCCGCCGCGTGCTCCTCGGCCTCCCGGCGCGTGTTGGTGCCGCGCTGCTCGACGAGCTGCTCCTCGCGCCGGGCCAGCTCGATCTGGCTGGCCAGCTCGTTCTCGGCGATCGTCCGCTCGCGCTCTACGGCCACGGCCCGGCGTTCGTAGGTGGCCCGGTCGGCCTCCTGCTGGATCTGCTCGCGGGCGGGGGTGCGCAGCGCACGTTCGACCTCGGCCTCGGGGCGGATGGCGACGACGCGTACGGCCACTACGTCGATGCCGGTGGCGGGCAGCCTGGGCTCGTCGGCGAGGCCGGCCGCCGCCCGTTCGCGTACCGAGGCGACGCCGTCCACCAGTGCGGAGGCCAGCGGGGTGCGGGCCAGGACGTCCAGGGTGTGCTGCTGGGCCGTCTCGGTGAGCAGGGTCGCGATCTGCTCCAGCGGGGCGCCGCGCCAGGCGCCGGTGTCGGGATCGATGGAGAAGTCGATGCGGGCGGCGGCCTCGGCCGGGTCGCTGATCCGGTACGTCACGGTGGCCTGCACGGTGACGTCCTGGAAGTCGGCGGTGCGGGCGTGGAACGCCATGGCCAGCTCGCGGTCGTTGACCGGCACCTCGGAGAGCGCGGCGCTCAGTGACCGGTACCAGAAACTCAGCCCTGCCCCGTCGTGGGTGAGTTGGCCGCGCTTGTGGTGGCGGATGTGGGCGGTGGGAGCTGAGCGCAGATGGCGCCAGCCGAAGCGCCGGGTGATG harbors:
- a CDS encoding nucleotide triphosphate diphosphatase NUDT15; this translates as METVPARNSRPPLAQAALGVGVLVQDGQGRILLGRHHSGTWELPGGKVDPTHESIAAAAVRELREETGLEAAEHEVRVFAMLHDAVHGINRVTMAALVTVGDGTAQVTEPHLISTWRWIRPEDLPAPLFDPSAQILAAWRPDLGITHPPVHRLDVVTESTDNSQA
- a CDS encoding SPFH domain-containing protein, which encodes MADITRRFGWRHLRSAPTAHIRHHKRGQLTHDGAGLSFWYRSLSAALSEVPVNDRELAMAFHARTADFQDVTVQATVTYRISDPAEAAARIDFSIDPDTGAWRGAPLEQIATLLTETAQQHTLDVLARTPLASALVDGVASVRERAAAGLADEPRLPATGIDVVAVRVVAIRPEAEVERALRTPAREQIQQEADRATYERRAVAVERERTIAENELASQIELARREEQLVEQRGTNTRREAEEHAAADGVRAEAEAARTVRLARAEAEAAREVGAARAESQAAWLRVHGEVAPATLHALAATRLAENLPHIESLTLSPDVLTGLLTKLGRTAPENRA